The Mucilaginibacter yixingensis genome window below encodes:
- a CDS encoding toxin-antitoxin system YwqK family antitoxin codes for MPDLGLNKVRVVENGSTILLETNPVNSGPEIDPHLTYYWYSSNHVHTTQGGYSGRLLNGAYSEFYENKELKEQGKFKKGLKSGEWKKWNEQGKLLAIVTWHEGIQSGDFSVFDEDGKLKQSGVYRNGLLEGKIKTYNKDGVTIQKYHLGKPVPPSLKRPFLQRIHFWGHKRTAAAKSQKH; via the coding sequence ATGCCCGACCTGGGCTTAAATAAAGTACGCGTAGTTGAAAATGGCAGTACCATTTTATTGGAAACGAATCCTGTTAATTCCGGCCCCGAAATCGATCCTCACCTTACTTATTATTGGTACAGCAGCAATCATGTCCATACCACTCAGGGCGGTTACAGTGGGCGGTTGCTGAACGGTGCTTATAGCGAGTTTTATGAGAATAAAGAATTAAAAGAACAGGGAAAGTTTAAAAAAGGTCTGAAATCAGGTGAATGGAAAAAATGGAACGAACAAGGAAAACTGTTAGCCATAGTGACCTGGCATGAAGGTATCCAATCGGGCGATTTCAGCGTTTTTGACGAGGATGGGAAACTGAAACAATCCGGCGTTTATCGCAACGGCTTGTTGGAGGGGAAAATAAAAACTTATAATAAGGATGGTGTTACTATCCAAAAATACCATTTAGGAAAGCCGGTACCTCCAAGTCTTAAAAGACCATTCTTACAACGTATTCATTTTTGGGGTCATAAAAGGACTGCTGCCGCCAAATCGCAAAAACATTAA